The following proteins come from a genomic window of Limosilactobacillus reuteri:
- the tsf gene encoding translation elongation factor Ts: MAEIKAAQVMQLRKKSGAGIMDAKKALVASDGDMDKAMDYLREKGIAKAAKKSDRVAAEGLADIAVNGNTAAIVELNSETDFVAASEPFKDLLKKVTKLISENKPANVEEALEIKTENGTLNDDIISTTQKTGEKVSLRRFTVVEKDDGDSFGAYLHQGGQIAALVVLEGADGATAKDVAMHVAAINPEFMTRDDVSQERLDHERAIFKEETLNEGKPEKIVDKIVEGRLNKFLSQICLADQDFVKDSDQTVEQYVSSKNGKLKSFIRYEVGEGIEKKQDDFAQEVKDQMN; the protein is encoded by the coding sequence ATGGCTGAAATTAAAGCTGCTCAAGTTATGCAATTACGTAAAAAGTCCGGTGCCGGTATCATGGATGCTAAGAAGGCATTAGTTGCTAGTGATGGTGACATGGACAAAGCAATGGACTACCTTCGTGAAAAGGGTATTGCTAAGGCAGCCAAGAAGAGTGACCGTGTTGCAGCTGAAGGATTAGCTGATATTGCTGTTAATGGTAATACAGCTGCAATCGTTGAATTGAATTCAGAAACTGATTTCGTTGCTGCTAGTGAACCATTTAAGGACTTATTGAAGAAGGTTACTAAGTTAATTAGTGAAAACAAGCCTGCTAATGTTGAAGAAGCATTAGAAATCAAGACTGAAAATGGTACATTAAATGATGATATTATCAGTACTACACAAAAGACTGGTGAAAAGGTTAGCCTTCGTCGGTTCACTGTTGTAGAAAAGGATGACGGTGATAGCTTTGGTGCATACTTACACCAAGGTGGTCAAATTGCTGCATTAGTTGTCTTAGAAGGTGCTGATGGTGCTACTGCTAAGGATGTTGCAATGCACGTTGCAGCTATCAATCCTGAATTCATGACTCGTGATGATGTTTCTCAAGAACGTCTTGACCATGAACGCGCTATCTTCAAGGAAGAAACTTTGAACGAAGGAAAGCCTGAAAAGATCGTTGACAAGATTGTTGAAGGTCGTTTAAACAAGTTCCTTTCACAAATTTGTTTAGCAGATCAAGACTTTGTTAAGGATTCTGACCAAACTGTTGAACAATATGTTTCAAGTAAGAATGGTAAATTGAAGTCCTTCATTCGTTACGAAGTCGGTGAAGGAATCGAAAAAAAGCAAGATGACTTTGCTCAAGAAGTTAAGGACCAAATGAACTAA
- the pyrH gene encoding UMP kinase, with product MADIKYKRVILKLSGEALAGDKGFGINPPVLKDVAKELKEVHDLGVQIAIVVGGGNMWRGVTGAELGMERAQADYIGMLATIMNALSLQDALESIGVPTRVQTSIEMRQIAEPYIRRKAIRHLGKDRIVIFAGGTGSPYFSTDTTAALRAAEINADAILMGKNGVDGVYSADPNKVKDATKFDHLTHMDIIEKNLHVMDTTASSLSMDNHIPLVVFNLNTSGNIMKVVTGQEVGTTIEGD from the coding sequence ATGGCAGATATTAAATATAAGCGAGTAATTTTAAAGCTCAGTGGAGAAGCATTAGCTGGCGACAAAGGTTTTGGGATTAACCCTCCCGTTTTAAAAGATGTAGCTAAGGAATTAAAAGAAGTTCATGATTTGGGTGTTCAAATTGCCATTGTTGTTGGTGGTGGTAACATGTGGCGTGGTGTTACTGGTGCTGAATTAGGGATGGAACGTGCACAAGCTGACTATATTGGAATGTTAGCAACCATTATGAATGCCCTGTCACTTCAGGATGCGCTTGAATCAATTGGTGTTCCTACCCGAGTACAAACTTCAATTGAAATGCGTCAAATTGCTGAACCATATATTCGACGGAAAGCTATTCGTCATCTAGGGAAAGATCGAATCGTTATTTTTGCTGGGGGAACAGGAAGTCCTTACTTCTCAACTGATACTACTGCCGCATTACGAGCAGCAGAAATCAACGCTGATGCCATTTTAATGGGTAAAAATGGGGTTGACGGTGTTTACTCAGCTGATCCAAATAAAGTTAAGGATGCTACTAAGTTTGATCATTTAACCCATATGGATATCATTGAAAAGAATTTACATGTAATGGATACTACTGCTAGTTCACTATCGATGGACAATCATATTCCATTGGTAGTCTTCAACTTGAACACATCAGGCAATATTATGAAAGTAGTAACTGGTCAAGAAGTTGGTACAACAATTGAAGGAGACTGA
- the frr gene encoding ribosome recycling factor, protein MATGKEILNDAKQKMAKSGDALQRTLADIRAGQANASLLNSVKVEYYGAPTPLNQVASITIPEARQLLITPYDESVLEEIEKAIYASNLGLTPQNDGSSIRLIIPQLTEDRRKELVKDVKAELEKAKVAVRNVRREAMDDLKKGNKNGDFNDDEFHDLEKKVQNETDAGIKNLEDIASAKERELMEG, encoded by the coding sequence ATGGCTACAGGAAAAGAAATTTTAAATGATGCCAAACAAAAAATGGCAAAATCAGGTGATGCACTTCAACGGACACTTGCTGATATTCGTGCGGGTCAAGCCAATGCAAGTTTATTAAATTCTGTTAAAGTTGAATATTACGGAGCACCAACTCCATTAAATCAAGTTGCATCAATTACAATTCCAGAAGCACGACAATTATTAATTACTCCTTATGATGAGAGCGTGCTTGAAGAAATTGAAAAAGCAATCTATGCATCTAATTTAGGATTAACTCCTCAAAACGATGGAAGTTCAATTCGCTTAATCATCCCACAATTAACGGAAGATCGGCGGAAAGAATTAGTAAAAGACGTTAAGGCTGAATTAGAAAAGGCTAAAGTTGCAGTTCGAAACGTTCGTCGTGAAGCGATGGATGACTTAAAGAAGGGTAACAAGAACGGCGACTTTAATGATGATGAATTCCATGATCTTGAAAAGAAAGTTCAAAACGAAACAGATGCTGGAATTAAGAACCTTGAAGATATTGCAAGTGCAAAAGAAAGGGAATTAATGGAAGGCTAG
- a CDS encoding isoprenyl transferase, translated as MEEQLVFSKSKHDEINQQLDMDRIPKHIAIIMDGNGRWAQKRHLPRVAGHKQGMQTVKKITIAASELGVKVLSLYAFSTENWKRPSSEVSYLMQLPVRFFSTFVPDLVKHNVKVTVMGDITQLPEATQKAVKDAMADTAHCTGMILNFALNYGSRDEITQAAKKIAEDVQNGNLAIADIDEAAFGKYLMSAQLGQFADPDLLIRTSGEERISNFMLWQIAYSELEFVPEHWPDFDEDSLRSAIITYQGRHRRFGGLKNQ; from the coding sequence ATGGAGGAACAATTAGTGTTTTCCAAAAGTAAACATGATGAAATAAATCAGCAACTTGATATGGATCGTATTCCTAAACATATTGCAATTATTATGGATGGTAATGGCCGGTGGGCGCAGAAACGGCACCTTCCACGTGTCGCTGGCCATAAGCAGGGAATGCAAACGGTAAAAAAGATTACAATTGCTGCCAGTGAATTAGGTGTAAAAGTCTTATCATTATATGCTTTTTCAACCGAAAACTGGAAACGTCCTTCTTCAGAGGTAAGTTATTTAATGCAATTGCCTGTCCGTTTCTTCTCAACATTTGTTCCAGACCTTGTCAAACATAATGTTAAGGTAACAGTGATGGGAGATATTACGCAGTTACCTGAAGCTACGCAAAAAGCTGTTAAAGATGCAATGGCTGATACAGCCCACTGTACAGGAATGATTCTCAACTTTGCTTTGAACTATGGGAGTCGAGATGAGATCACTCAGGCTGCTAAAAAGATTGCAGAAGACGTTCAAAATGGGAACTTGGCAATCGCGGATATTGATGAAGCAGCATTTGGTAAGTACTTAATGTCAGCACAACTAGGTCAATTTGCAGACCCTGATCTGTTAATCAGAACAAGTGGCGAAGAGCGAATTAGTAACTTTATGTTGTGGCAAATTGCTTACAGTGAATTGGAGTTTGTTCCAGAGCACTGGCCAGACTTTGATGAAGATTCATTGCGATCAGCAATAATTACCTATCAAGGACGTCATCGGCGGTTCGGTGGATTAAAAAATCAATAA
- a CDS encoding phosphatidate cytidylyltransferase: protein MKTRITTAVIALAIFIPLIIYGHWPLTIAAVALGIVAMSEVLVMKKMFVISFEALISYLGVTLLILPDSWLDFLPSVATRWFGFYILVVLLLLHTVIRKQRFTFDDAGVLTLAMLYIGMGFRYFIAARAINFQTLLYGMLIVWITDSGAYLIGRKLGKNKLAPKISPNKTWEGSIGGTLAAVIILAIYCYFIPVGAGWVTMIFVTLILSIFGQFGDLIESSLKRYYGVKDSGKILPGHGGILDRFDSMLIVMPMLHLLGII from the coding sequence TTGAAAACAAGAATAACGACCGCGGTAATTGCACTTGCAATCTTTATACCGCTTATTATATATGGTCATTGGCCATTAACAATTGCAGCAGTTGCATTAGGAATCGTTGCAATGTCAGAAGTATTGGTAATGAAAAAAATGTTTGTAATTTCATTTGAAGCTTTGATTAGTTATCTGGGGGTTACTTTATTAATATTACCGGATAGTTGGCTTGACTTCTTACCTAGCGTTGCAACTCGATGGTTCGGCTTCTATATTTTAGTTGTTTTACTTCTATTACATACAGTTATTCGAAAACAACGCTTTACTTTCGACGACGCCGGGGTTTTAACATTAGCAATGCTCTATATCGGAATGGGATTTCGCTATTTTATTGCTGCTCGGGCAATCAATTTTCAAACGCTATTATATGGAATGCTAATCGTTTGGATTACAGATAGTGGAGCATATTTAATTGGCCGAAAACTCGGTAAAAATAAACTTGCTCCTAAGATTAGTCCTAATAAAACTTGGGAAGGTTCAATTGGCGGTACATTAGCTGCTGTTATTATTTTGGCTATTTATTGCTACTTTATCCCTGTTGGTGCAGGTTGGGTAACAATGATATTCGTTACATTGATTCTTTCAATCTTCGGTCAATTTGGTGATTTAATTGAATCATCATTAAAACGCTACTATGGTGTGAAGGATTCAGGAAAAATTCTTCCAGGCCATGGTGGGATTTTAGATCGGTTTGATAGCATGTTAATTGTTATGCCAATGCTTCATTTATTAGGGATCATTTAA
- the rseP gene encoding RIP metalloprotease RseP yields MIITIITFIIVFGILVLVHEYGHYYFAKRAGILVREFSIGMGPKIWWKRKNGTTYTIRILPLGGYVRLAGADDEDQDELKPGTPLTIQLNDQDKVISINASDKTTLFQGIPLQLVACDLEDGLWIKGYVNGDEDQLKVYSVDHDAMIIERDGTEVHIAPRDVQFCSASLPARMMTNFAGPMNNFILSLVVFIILGFTLTGVPTNSNQLGQVNTGSVAAKAGLKVNDRIIKVNNQKINNWTDLSTNISNKPNKTVSITYERGNKTYHTKLTPKAVERGHQKVGQIGIVEKQEKSLAARLKFGWQQFIQAGTLIFSVLGHMVTHGFSLNDLGGPVAIYAGTSQATSLGINGVLNFLALLSINLGIVNLLPIPALDGGKLLLNIVEAIIRRPIPEKAEGIITMIGFLILLTLMVLVTWNDIQRYFIR; encoded by the coding sequence TTGATAATAACAATTATTACATTTATTATTGTTTTTGGAATCCTTGTCCTTGTTCATGAATATGGTCATTATTATTTTGCTAAACGAGCAGGAATTCTGGTTCGTGAATTTTCAATAGGAATGGGTCCAAAAATTTGGTGGAAACGAAAAAATGGTACTACCTATACTATTCGAATTTTGCCCCTCGGTGGATATGTTCGATTAGCAGGGGCTGATGATGAGGACCAAGATGAGCTAAAGCCAGGTACCCCCCTAACAATTCAACTAAATGATCAAGATAAAGTTATTAGCATTAATGCTAGTGATAAAACAACCTTATTTCAGGGGATACCTCTTCAGTTAGTTGCTTGTGATTTAGAAGATGGCTTATGGATAAAAGGATATGTCAATGGGGACGAAGATCAGCTAAAGGTATATAGTGTTGACCATGATGCAATGATTATTGAACGAGACGGAACCGAGGTACATATTGCCCCACGTGATGTCCAATTTTGTTCAGCAAGTCTTCCTGCCCGAATGATGACCAATTTTGCTGGTCCAATGAATAATTTTATTTTGTCCTTAGTAGTATTTATTATCCTTGGTTTCACCTTAACGGGCGTACCAACTAATAGCAATCAGTTAGGGCAAGTTAATACAGGTTCCGTAGCTGCCAAAGCGGGCTTAAAAGTAAACGATCGGATTATTAAGGTTAACAACCAAAAGATCAATAATTGGACTGACCTTTCAACTAACATTTCAAATAAGCCTAATAAGACAGTGTCAATAACGTATGAGCGTGGTAACAAGACATATCATACTAAGTTAACACCAAAAGCAGTTGAACGAGGTCATCAAAAAGTTGGGCAAATTGGAATTGTTGAAAAGCAAGAAAAGAGTTTAGCTGCTCGATTGAAGTTTGGCTGGCAGCAATTTATCCAAGCGGGAACATTAATTTTCAGTGTTCTTGGGCACATGGTTACTCATGGATTTAGCTTAAATGACCTTGGTGGACCGGTAGCAATTTATGCTGGAACATCACAAGCCACCTCATTGGGAATCAATGGAGTTTTAAATTTCTTAGCCCTCTTATCAATTAATTTAGGAATTGTTAACTTATTACCAATTCCAGCATTGGATGGTGGGAAATTATTATTGAATATTGTTGAAGCGATCATTCGGCGACCAATTCCTGAAAAAGCTGAAGGAATTATCACAATGATTGGTTTCCTAATCTTACTAACACTTATGGTTCTAGTAACATGGAACGATATTCAAAGATATTTTATTCGGTAA
- a CDS encoding proline--tRNA ligase: protein MKQSKVLIPTKKEAPSDAEALSHKMMIRAGYIYQVSAGVWSYLPLAYRVIRKVENIIRDEMDKAGAVEMLMPGLLPADLWKESGRYESYGDNLFKLKDRRDRDFILGPTHEETFTEVLRDSIKSYKKLPLVVYQLQDKFRDEDRPRYGILRGKEFEMLDGYSFSADQEGLDEAYNNQAKAYRNIFDRIGLNYKVILADSGTMGGKNSQEFSAPAEVGEDIIAYTDGDYAANIEKAESKFVGVQQTAAPAPIEKKATPGAHTVDEAAESLDLDPNQVIKSMLYIAKMSEDEYQPVLILMRGDDEVNEAKVTNAIDCEELELATEEDAEKYLNAHPGSLGPVGVGEEVKILADNYVKVLVNMACGANEDGYHYVNANIDCDFRVDQFGDFRNVKEGEIAPDGKPLKFTPGIEIGHIFKLGTHYSSKLGAQVLDSNGRLTDVIMGSYGIGVTRLLSAVAEQNADENGLVWPDSIAPFDVHVIPVNAKKEDQMAMADKIDQQLTEAGYEVLVDDRKERAGVKFADSDLVGIPIRVTVGKKAQDGIVEIKIRKTGETVEVKQEELVNTVGILLKQLNEEKNK from the coding sequence ATGAAACAGTCAAAGGTATTAATTCCAACAAAAAAAGAGGCCCCAAGTGATGCGGAAGCCTTAAGTCACAAAATGATGATTCGTGCCGGATACATTTACCAAGTATCTGCGGGGGTGTGGTCATATTTGCCATTAGCTTACCGGGTTATTCGAAAAGTAGAAAATATTATTCGTGATGAAATGGACAAGGCGGGAGCAGTTGAAATGCTTATGCCGGGTCTTCTTCCAGCTGATTTATGGAAGGAATCAGGTCGTTACGAAAGCTATGGTGATAATCTTTTCAAACTTAAAGATCGGCGTGACCGTGACTTTATTTTAGGCCCAACTCATGAAGAAACGTTTACTGAAGTTTTGCGCGATAGTATTAAGTCTTACAAGAAGCTTCCGTTAGTAGTTTATCAATTACAAGATAAGTTCCGTGATGAAGATCGCCCTCGTTATGGAATTCTTCGTGGGAAAGAATTTGAAATGCTTGACGGTTACTCTTTCTCAGCGGACCAAGAAGGATTAGATGAAGCCTACAATAATCAAGCAAAGGCCTACCGGAATATTTTTGATCGGATTGGTTTAAACTATAAAGTTATTCTCGCAGATTCGGGAACAATGGGTGGTAAGAACTCACAAGAATTTTCTGCACCTGCTGAAGTAGGGGAAGACATAATCGCTTATACTGATGGTGATTATGCTGCCAATATTGAGAAAGCTGAAAGCAAATTTGTTGGTGTACAACAAACAGCTGCTCCTGCACCAATTGAGAAAAAGGCTACTCCAGGTGCTCATACGGTGGATGAAGCTGCGGAAAGTTTAGATCTTGATCCTAATCAAGTTATCAAATCCATGCTTTACATTGCTAAAATGAGTGAAGATGAATACCAACCAGTCTTAATATTGATGCGTGGTGACGATGAAGTTAATGAAGCAAAGGTAACGAATGCTATTGATTGTGAAGAACTTGAATTAGCTACAGAAGAAGATGCCGAAAAGTACCTCAATGCTCATCCAGGATCACTTGGACCTGTAGGAGTAGGTGAAGAAGTTAAGATTCTTGCTGATAATTACGTTAAGGTCTTAGTTAATATGGCATGTGGTGCCAATGAAGATGGTTATCACTATGTTAATGCCAATATTGATTGTGACTTCCGAGTTGACCAATTTGGTGATTTCCGGAACGTTAAAGAAGGAGAAATTGCTCCTGATGGTAAACCACTTAAATTTACTCCCGGAATTGAAATTGGTCATATCTTTAAGTTGGGTACTCATTACTCAAGTAAACTTGGTGCCCAAGTTCTTGATAGCAATGGTCGTTTGACAGACGTAATCATGGGAAGCTACGGTATTGGTGTAACTCGTTTATTATCAGCTGTTGCAGAACAAAATGCTGATGAAAATGGTCTTGTCTGGCCTGATAGCATCGCTCCATTTGATGTTCACGTAATTCCGGTTAATGCCAAGAAAGAAGACCAAATGGCCATGGCTGATAAGATTGATCAACAATTAACTGAAGCTGGTTATGAGGTATTGGTAGATGACCGGAAAGAACGAGCAGGGGTTAAATTTGCTGATTCAGACTTGGTTGGTATTCCAATTCGAGTTACTGTGGGTAAGAAAGCTCAAGATGGTATTGTTGAAATTAAGATCCGTAAAACTGGTGAAACTGTTGAAGTTAAACAGGAAGAATTAGTAAATACAGTGGGGATTTTACTCAAGCAATTGAACGAAGAAAAAAACAAATAA